From a region of the Parcubacteria group bacterium genome:
- a CDS encoding serine hydroxymethyltransferase codes for MRDKQIQNLIKKEEKRQKRVVNLIPSENHASPDVLMALGSVFNDKYAEGYPGKRYYGGNEVVDEVERLCQARALKLFKLSPKEWHVNVQPYSGSPANLAVYTALVLQGGKIMGMELPHGGHLTHGQKVSATGKFWKQIPYGVSQKTEQLDYGALMQLAKKEKPALIVAGFTAYPRTVNFKKFREIADAVGAYLMVDMSHFAGLVAGGVYPSPLPYADVVTSTTHKTLRGPRGAVIFCKQELAKQIDKAIFPGLQGGPHMHQVAAAAVAFHEANTPAFKKYAKQVVKNAQALADELKKRGWRIVSGGTDTHLLLLDTWMEGIGISGKEAEERLEKAGIIVNKNTIPFDTRSPFDPSGIRMGSPAETTRGAKEKDMRKIAERIDKVLRR; via the coding sequence ATGCGAGACAAACAAATTCAAAATCTCATCAAAAAAGAAGAGAAGCGCCAAAAGCGCGTGGTAAATTTAATACCCTCTGAAAATCACGCATCCCCAGACGTGCTCATGGCACTCGGATCTGTTTTTAATGATAAGTATGCAGAAGGATATCCAGGCAAGCGCTATTACGGTGGAAATGAAGTAGTGGACGAAGTAGAGCGTCTCTGCCAAGCACGTGCGCTCAAACTCTTTAAACTCTCTCCCAAGGAGTGGCACGTGAATGTGCAGCCGTATTCTGGTTCGCCAGCGAACCTGGCAGTGTATACAGCACTTGTCCTACAGGGCGGCAAGATCATGGGCATGGAGTTGCCACACGGTGGCCACCTTACCCATGGCCAGAAGGTGTCTGCTACAGGAAAGTTTTGGAAACAGATTCCCTACGGCGTTTCTCAAAAGACAGAACAGCTGGATTATGGGGCGCTCATGCAACTTGCGAAAAAGGAGAAACCGGCATTGATCGTCGCCGGTTTCACCGCATATCCACGCACAGTCAACTTTAAAAAGTTTCGAGAGATTGCCGACGCTGTTGGCGCCTACCTCATGGTAGATATGTCACATTTTGCAGGACTTGTTGCGGGCGGAGTATATCCGTCACCCCTTCCTTATGCAGATGTAGTCACATCCACCACGCATAAGACACTACGGGGTCCGCGCGGCGCAGTCATTTTTTGTAAACAAGAGTTGGCAAAACAAATCGACAAAGCAATATTCCCAGGGCTTCAGGGCGGACCACACATGCATCAGGTTGCCGCCGCAGCAGTCGCTTTTCATGAGGCAAATACCCCGGCATTTAAAAAGTATGCCAAACAAGTAGTGAAGAATGCGCAAGCACTTGCGGACGAATTGAAAAAGAGGGGATGGAGAATTGTTTCAGGGGGAACTGATACACATCTCCTCCTTCTTGATACCTGGATGGAGGGCATTGGTATTTCTGGCAAAGAAGCAGAGGAACGTCTCGAAAAAGCAGGTATCATCGTCAACAAAAACACAATTCCTTTTGACACGCGGAGTCCTTTTGACCCGTCTGGTATTCGGATGGGCTCACCCGCGGAAACCACACGAGGCGCCAAAGAAAAAGATATGCGAAAGATTGCAGAGAGAATCGATAAAGTCCTAAGGAGGTGA
- a CDS encoding bifunctional 5,10-methylenetetrahydrofolate dehydrogenase/5,10-methenyltetrahydrofolate cyclohydrolase, protein MIVDGRAIAGEIKEGLKAEVARRDTPPTLFVFMAGENMVSEKFLGVKERFAHDIGIPVLKKHFPGDVDTLHLAAEIAEIAQGSDCGIIVQLPLPSALNTKEVLDVIPPHMDPDMLSSSSMMMFENGRAKILPPVTAAIAEILQREHVVIKDKNVVIIGKGRLVGAPAAVWFRHQGGNVEVLDSKTLDIGEYTRNADIIVTGVGKAGLLTPEIIKDGVVILDAATSEASGKLAGDADPACASKASVFTPVPGGIGPITVAMLYKNLLILTRGQSRAILP, encoded by the coding sequence ATGATTGTAGATGGAAGGGCAATTGCAGGTGAGATAAAAGAGGGGTTAAAGGCAGAAGTGGCGAGGCGTGACACTCCGCCAACACTTTTTGTATTTATGGCAGGAGAGAACATGGTCTCCGAGAAGTTTCTTGGGGTCAAAGAGCGATTTGCTCACGACATCGGTATCCCGGTTTTAAAGAAACATTTCCCGGGTGATGTGGACACACTCCACCTTGCAGCTGAAATCGCTGAGATAGCACAAGGGAGTGATTGCGGTATTATCGTGCAATTGCCTTTGCCGAGCGCGCTCAACACAAAAGAAGTCCTCGACGTGATTCCTCCGCACATGGACCCCGATATGTTATCGAGCTCGTCCATGATGATGTTCGAAAATGGCCGCGCAAAGATCCTTCCACCGGTTACAGCTGCCATCGCCGAGATTTTGCAAAGAGAACACGTTGTCATTAAAGATAAGAATGTTGTGATCATCGGAAAGGGCCGACTCGTTGGAGCACCTGCGGCAGTGTGGTTTCGCCACCAAGGGGGGAACGTAGAGGTACTCGACAGCAAGACCTTGGACATTGGCGAATACACTAGAAATGCAGACATCATCGTGACAGGTGTTGGCAAGGCAGGACTCCTAACCCCAGAGATCATAAAAGACGGGGTAGTCATCTTGGACGCCGCGACAAGTGAGGCGAGTGGCAAGCTCGCGGGCGACGCAGACCCCGCATGCGCGTCTAAGGCAAGCGTTTTTACTCCTGTTCCGGGGGGTATTGGCCCTATTACAGTCGCCATGCTATACAAGAACCTCCTTATCTTGACACGAGGGCAATCCAGGGCTATCCTCCCGTAA
- a CDS encoding undecaprenyl-diphosphate phosphatase: MFESIILGITQGVFEWLPISSEGAIVFLEANFFHQLGELSNIIQYALLLHLGTALAAIIYLWNDIVRLFKSIFAHDPNNPHTKGELRFLALATLISGILGLALLQGIIYFENIVPIASQGITVAVGVLLLATGYIQIKARKTRKERKDSAALTWRDDVLVGIAQGLAVLPGLSRSALTVSTLMLRGYDDKEAFRLSFLLSIPIVLLGNIFLNIKDFTLTTNSLVAIFFSFVFGLLTIHILLKLAERYPFGPIAVFFGVLVLLSAFFG, from the coding sequence ATGTTTGAAAGTATTATCTTAGGTATCACACAAGGTGTTTTCGAATGGCTTCCGATTAGTTCGGAAGGGGCGATTGTTTTCCTTGAAGCTAATTTCTTTCACCAACTTGGAGAGCTTTCCAATATTATTCAATACGCGCTTCTCCTCCACCTCGGAACTGCACTTGCGGCGATTATCTACCTTTGGAACGATATCGTCCGCCTCTTTAAAAGTATTTTTGCGCACGACCCCAACAATCCGCACACAAAGGGCGAACTTCGTTTTCTCGCACTCGCAACACTCATCTCAGGTATTTTGGGTCTCGCCTTGCTTCAAGGAATCATCTATTTTGAAAATATAGTTCCGATTGCCTCGCAAGGCATAACCGTCGCGGTAGGTGTTCTCCTCCTCGCGACAGGATACATTCAGATAAAAGCCCGAAAGACCAGAAAGGAAAGAAAAGATTCCGCCGCTCTCACATGGAGAGACGACGTTTTGGTGGGCATTGCGCAGGGGCTGGCCGTCCTCCCCGGGCTCTCACGTTCGGCGCTCACCGTTTCGACACTCATGCTCCGCGGCTACGATGACAAGGAGGCGTTTCGACTCTCCTTTCTTCTCTCAATACCGATAGTTCTCTTGGGAAACATCTTTCTCAATATCAAAGATTTTACATTAACCACGAATTCACTTGTCGCCATTTTCTTCTCCTTCGTCTTTGGACTCTTGACCATTCACATCCTCCTCAAACTTGCGGAGCGTTACCCCTTTGGCCCCATCGCTGTTTTCTTTGGTGTCCTCGTTCTTCTCTCGGCGTTTTTTGGGTAG
- the secD gene encoding protein translocase subunit SecD — translation MLKMRIAALCILLFSFGIGYFLYASEASEGFLSRFTFKTGLDLSGGTHLIYRADVSSIASGDVAASMEALRDVIERRVNLFGIAEPNVQTEKTAGIISAEKEHRLIVELPGVTDVDKATDMIGRTPVLEFKLALSGGEGEDAVFLNTTLSGRFVEGAQVGFDSLTSEPMVLLKFNAEGERLFSQITRENVGKVLAIFLDGVPISLPVIQEEISGGSAQITGQFTPEEAKVLVGRLNSGALPVPIELLGSELIGASLGGETKDRGIVAGFVGFFSVMLFMTFWYRAPGLVASLALTIYVILNLALFKVIGITLTAAGIAGFILSIGMAVDGNILIFERMKEELRGGKTLRDAIHDGFARAWAAIWDGNITAIVSAIILFWFGTSFVEGFALTFGLGVILSMISSITVSRTFLYALAPENVTGMTRFLFGSGISR, via the coding sequence ATGTTAAAAATGCGCATTGCGGCATTATGCATACTGCTTTTCTCATTCGGCATTGGCTATTTTTTGTATGCCTCCGAAGCCAGTGAGGGATTTTTGTCGAGGTTTACTTTCAAAACTGGACTTGACCTATCGGGTGGGACGCATCTTATCTATCGGGCGGATGTTTCGAGTATTGCGAGCGGGGATGTCGCTGCCTCAATGGAGGCACTCCGTGATGTCATTGAACGCAGGGTGAACCTTTTCGGTATTGCGGAGCCAAACGTACAGACAGAAAAGACTGCTGGCATCATTTCGGCGGAGAAGGAGCATAGGCTTATTGTTGAGTTACCTGGCGTGACTGATGTTGATAAGGCAACAGACATGATAGGTCGCACACCGGTCTTAGAGTTCAAGCTTGCTTTGAGTGGTGGCGAAGGAGAAGATGCTGTTTTTCTAAACACGACGCTTAGCGGGCGTTTTGTTGAAGGGGCTCAGGTGGGATTTGACTCTCTCACAAGCGAGCCAATGGTGCTTCTTAAATTCAACGCCGAGGGGGAGAGGTTGTTTTCCCAAATTACGAGAGAAAATGTAGGGAAAGTACTCGCAATATTCCTTGATGGTGTTCCCATATCACTTCCTGTGATCCAAGAAGAGATTTCTGGTGGATCGGCGCAAATCACAGGACAGTTTACCCCAGAGGAGGCAAAAGTGCTCGTCGGACGATTAAACTCAGGAGCACTTCCTGTCCCCATTGAGCTCCTGGGGAGCGAGCTTATCGGTGCTTCCTTGGGTGGAGAGACCAAAGATCGAGGCATCGTTGCAGGGTTCGTCGGCTTCTTTTCAGTCATGCTCTTCATGACGTTCTGGTATCGTGCACCAGGCCTTGTTGCCTCGCTCGCGCTCACCATTTACGTGATTCTAAACCTCGCACTCTTTAAAGTAATTGGTATTACGCTGACCGCCGCCGGAATTGCGGGTTTCATCCTCTCCATCGGTATGGCGGTTGATGGCAACATTCTCATCTTCGAAAGGATGAAAGAAGAATTGCGTGGAGGAAAAACTTTGCGTGACGCAATCCACGACGGCTTCGCGCGGGCGTGGGCTGCCATATGGGATGGCAACATCACCGCAATTGTCTCAGCTATTATCTTGTTCTGGTTCGGCACATCTTTTGTAGAAGGGTTTGCGCTGACCTTTGGCTTGGGTGTTATTCTTTCTATGATTAGCTCAATCACTGTCTCAAGGACATTTCTCTACGCACTTGCCCCAGAAAATGTTACGGGAATGACCCGCTTCCTCTTCGGTTCGGGGATTTCCAGATAA